Sequence from the Aromatoleum petrolei genome:
CGCCTGCTCGGCCGCTTCCATCGCGAGGCTCACGGTCGCGAGCAGACGCGCGCGATCGGCCGTGCCGCTGGGTTCGATGGTATCGAACGCACCCGAACGGATCAGCGCCTCGATCACGCGGCGGTTGACCATGCGCCGGTCCACGCGCGCGCAGAAATCGAACAGATCCGTGTACGCTCCGCCACTCTTGCGCGCTTCGAGGATGGAGCGCACTGCCGGCTCGCCCACACCCTTCACCGCACCCAGACCGTAGCGGATCGTCTTCCGATCCGTGGGAACGAAGCGGTAGTCGGACTGGTTCACGTCAGGCGGCAGGACCGTGATTCCGTTCGCGATCGTGTCCTCGAAGAAGATCTTGATCGTGTCGGTGTTGTCGAGGTCCGCCGACATGGTCGCGGCCATGAAGGCCGCGCAGTGGTGCGCCTTGAGCCACGCCGTATGGTAGGTGACCACGGCGTAGGCGGCAGTGTGCGACTTGTTGAAGCCGTACTCCGCGAACTTCGTCATCAGGTCGAAGAGCTGCTCCGCGAGCGCCGGGTCGTAGCCCTTCTGCTTCGCACCGGCGGCAATCGTCTCGCGGTGCTTGGCCATCTCCTCCGGTTTCTTCTTGCCCATCGCGCGGCGCAGCATGTCGGCGCCGCCTAGCGTATAGCCGCCGATGATCTGCGAGATCTGCATCACCTGTTCCTGATACACGATCACGCCGTAGGTCGGCTCCAGGCAGGGCTTGAGGTCCGGATGGAAGTAGTCGATCTCCTGCTGCCCCTTCTTGCGCAGGATGAAGTCGTCCACCATGCCCGAGCCGAGCGGGCCCGGACGGTAGAGCGCAAGCACCGCGATGATGTCCTCGAAGCGGTCGGGCGCGAGCTTCTTGAGGAGCTTCTTCATGCCGTCCGATTCGACCTGGAAGATCGCGGTGGTATTCGCGTCCTTCAGGATCTGGTAGGCGGCGGGGTCGGTGAACGGCAGCGCGGCGAGGTTGGGCTTCTCCCCGGTGAGACGTTCGACGTACTCGACCGCGAGCTCGATGATGGTGAGGTTGCGCAGGCCGAGGAAGTCGAACTTCACCAGGCCGACCGCCTCGACGTCGTCCTTGTCGAACTGCGACACCGGCGTCGCGTCGTCACCGTCGGCGATGTAGAGCGGACAGAAGTCGGTGAGCTTTCCGGGCGCGATGAGCACGCCGCCGGCGTGCATGCCGACGTTGCGGGACAGGCCTTCCAGCGGCTCGGCAAGGCTCCACAACTCCTGCACCGACTCGCCGTCGTTGCCGTCCTTCATCATTTCGCCGATCTGCGGCTCCATCTCGTAGGCCTTCGCCAGCGAGACGGGCTTCGCGCCTTCGATCGGGATCAGCTTGGAGAGCCGGTCGCACAGGCCATAGGGCAGATCGAGCACGCGGCCGACGTCGCGCACCACCGCCTTGGACGCCATGGTACCGAAGGTCGCGATCTGGCTGACCGCATCCTTGCCGTAGCGCTCGCGCACATACTCGATCACGCGGTAGCGGTTGTCCTGGCAGAAGTCGATGTCGAAGTCGGGCATCGACACACGCTCGGGGTTCAGGAAGCGCTCGAACAGCAGTGCGTAAGCGAGCGGATCCAGGTCGGTAATGCGCAGACTGTAGGCAACCAGAGAGCCCGCACCCGAGCCGCGACCGGGGCCTACCGGCACACCATTGTGCTTGCCCCAGTTGATGAAGTCCGCAACGATCAGGAAGTAGCCGGGGAAGCCCATCTGGATGATGGTGTCGGTTTCGAACTTGAGCCGCGCCTCGTAGGTCGGACGCTGGCGCTCACGTTCTGCATCGTCCGGATACAGCTCCTCCAGCCGCACTTCCAGGCCAGCCTTGGCCTCCGCGATCAGGAAGTCGTCGAGGGTCATCCCTTCGGGCGTGGGAAACTGCGGCAGGAAATTCTTGCCCAGTTGGACCGTCAGCGAACAGCGGCGTGCGATTTCGACCGAATTCTCGAGCGCCTCCGGGATGTCGGCGAAGAGCTCGCACATCTCGTCCTGGCTCTTGAGGTATTGCTCCTCGGTGTAGTCCCGCGGGCGACGCTTGTCGGCCAGCACATAGCCTTGAGCGATGCACACGCGTGCCTCGTGGGCCTTGAAATCCTCGCGCTTGAGGAACTGCACGGGGTGGGTCGCCACCACCGGCAGCCCCAGCCTGCCGGCCAGCTGCACCGCCTGGCGTACGTACCCCTCGGCGCCCGCATTGCCTGCGCGCTGCAGTTCGATGTAGTAGGCGCCGGGGAACAATGCGGCCCATTCGGCGGCCACCCGATCGGCAAGTTCGACGTTGCCGTTTGCCAGTGCCTGCCCCACTTCCCCCTCGCGCGCACCGGACAGGCACAGCAGATCCGACGCCGCGCCGTCGGCGAACCAGTCGCGGCGAATCTCGGCGCGCCCGCGGTACTTGTTGTCGAGGAAAGCGCGCGTCAGCAGCTCACACAGCTGCCCGTAGCCCTTGCGACTCTTGCAGATGAGCAGGGCGCGGAAGGGCTTGTCGCGATCGGTGTCGTTGGTGATCCAGGCGTCGACGCCGATGACGGGCTTCATGCCCTTGCCGCGTGCGCCCTTGTAGAACTTGACCATGCCAAACAGGTTGGCGAGGTCGGAAATGCCCAGCGCCGGCATGCCGTCGGCGGCCGCGCGGGCGATCGCCTGATCGATCTGGACGATGCCGTCCGAAATCGAGTACTCGGTATGCAGACGAAGGTGGATGAAGCGAGGTTCGTGAGAGGCAGTCATCGGCAAATTTTACCCGATCCCCAACCTCCCCCGCGCCCCAATTCGGCCGCTGCCGCTGTCTGTACGTCCGACCGTCAATGGGAATCAGCGCCCGCGTGCCGCCTCGCGTGCCTTCATCAGGGAGACTTTGCGCGCCTGGTCAGCATCCAGAATTTCGGCCTGCTGCTCGGGCGTGAGCGGTGCTCCAAGATCGACTTCCAGCGCCGAGATCAATCGTGACGCCGTGGACGTGATGCGCCGTTCGTCCGGCATGGCCCGACGCACGCGGGCTGGCGTCGTACCCGTGATGCGGGCGACCTCGGCCACGAAGTGATCCTCGATACGGCGACTTGCCGCCGACAGCGACGCCGTGCGGGCGGGATCCATCGCAGATGACGGCCCCGACTGCGCCATGGCCGACGGGGCGAGCGGCAGCGCCAGCAGGATCCCGGCCGCGACGCATGCCAGCCACGATGAACCCGGTTTGCTCCTCATGTCGCGCCCCGTCAGGGCAACAGGATCGTCGAGCCGGTAGTACGGCGCGCCTCGAGATCACGGTGCGCCTGCGCGGCATCCTTCAGCGCGTAACGCTGATTGATCTCGACCCGCACCTTGCCGGATCCGACCACGTCGAAGAGTTCGTCGGCCATCGCAAGGAGATCCTCGCGCTTTGCCGTGTAGGCCGCGATACTCGGACGCGTGACGAAGAGCGATCCCAGCGTGTTCAGCAGGCTGAGGTCGAACGGCGGCACCGGCCCGGACGCCGCACCGAACAGCACCATCATGCCCAACGGGCGCAGGCAGCGCAGCGAATCCATGAAAGTGTCCTTGCCGATCGAGTCGTACACGACCGGCACGCCTGCACCGCCGGTGATCTCGCGGACACGCTCGGTGAAACTCTCACGTGTATACACGATCGGGTGGTCACAGCCGTGCGCCCGTGCAAGCTCGGCCTTGGCGTCGGATCCGACTGTTCCGATCACGGTTGCGCCCAGCGCCTTCGCCCACTGGCACGCGATGAGGCCGACACCGCCCGCGGCCGCGTGGATCAGCACCGTATCGCCCGGCTGCACGCGGTAGGTGCGGCGCAGCAGGTACTGCGCCGTGAGTCCCTGCAGCATCATCGCAGCCCCTTGCTCGAAGGACACCGATGCCGGCAGCTTCACGACACGATGCGCGGGCAGGTTGCGCACCTCGGAATAGGCCCCGAGCGGACCACCAGCATAGGCGACCCGATCGCCGGGCGCCAGGTCGGAGACGCCCTCGCCCACCACCTCGACCACGCCGGCCCCCTCCAGGCCCAGACCCGAGGGAAGCGGCACCGGATACAGTCCGCTGCGATGGTAAGTGTCGATATAGTTGAGACCGACCGCATGATGGCGCACCGTCACCTCGCCTGCGGCAGGAGCACCGACGTCGACAGCTTCCCAGTGGAGCACTTCGGGACCACCGGTCTGATGGAAACGAATCGCGTGAGTCATGTCAAAGTCCCTTCTACCGGTAATGTTGGGTGGATTGTAAACCTTGTTAACGCCGGAACAGCCAGATAAGCAGACTCAGGACGAGGGAGAAGAGCAGTCCCGTCGTAACCGGAAAGAAGAAGTCGAAACCGTCGCGTTGAATGTGGATGTCGCCAGGCAGCCGACCGAACGGAATCCTGGCGAGCCAAGGCCAGAACAGCCCGGCAGCGAGAACGAAAAGGCCGAGGATGATCAGCAGCCTTTGCATGATCGTTTCCCCGGCCTCCCCGAAAAACACGTGCGGCCGGGACCCTGATCCGGATCCCGACTGCGCCGTCCGACCCCCTTAAACCGCAGCGCCCGACTGCACACGCTGCTCGTAGGCGTCGACCACCGATACCGCGGTAATGTTCACCAGACGGCGCACCGTTGCCGACGGCGTCAGGATATGCACCGGCAGGCGCGCACCCAGCAGCATCGGGCCGATCGAAACACCGTCGCTGTTGGCCATCTTCATCATGTTGAAGGAGATGTTCGCGGCGTCAATGTTGGGCATCACGACCAGGTTGGCCTCGCCGACCAGCGTCGACTCGGCGTTGGCCTTGGCACGGATTTCCGGCGAAAGCGCCGAATCGCCGTGCATCTCGCCGTCGCACTCGAGGCCCGGGGCGATCTGGCGCAGGATCCCTGCAGCCTCGCGCATCTTGCGCGCCGACGCCGAACGCGCGCTGCCGAAGTTGGAATGCGAGACCAGTGCGACGCGCGGCTCGATACCGAAGCGACGCAGCTCCTCGGCGGCCATGCGGGCGATCTCGGCAACTTCCTCCGCATTCGGATTCTCATTCACGTACGGATCGGTGATCGCCAGCGTGCGCTTGGGCAGCATCAGCAGGCTCATCGATGCGAAGAGCTTCGCGCCGGGCTTCAGGCCGATCACGTCCTCGACCTGCTTGAAGTGGTAATCGTAGGAGCCGAAGGTGCCGCACACGAGGGCATCCGCGTCGCCACGGCGCAGGACCATGCAGCCGATGAGCGTCGTGTCGCGGCGCATCTTGGCCTTCGCCAGTTCCGGCGTGACGCCGTCGCGGCACATCATGCGGTGGTATTCCTGCCACAGCTCCTTGTAGCGCGGGTCCGATTCCGGATTGATGATGTCGAAGTCGCGGCCCGGAACGAGGTTCAGGCCGATCTTCTGGATGCGCATCTCGATGACGCCAGGGCGGCCGATGAGGATCGGACGCGCGATGTTCTCCTCGATGACCACCCGCGCCGCGTGCAGGACGCGCTCGTCCTCGCCCTCGGCGTACAGCACGCGCTTGAATTCGGCAGGTACCCGCTTTGCGGCGGCGAACACCGGTTTCATGACGATGCCGGACTGATACACGAAATCCGACAGGCTCGCCGTGTAGGCGGCGAGATCCTCGATCGGCTTAGTTGCCACGCCGGAGTCCATCGCCGCCTTCGCCACGGCCGGCGCGATCTTGACGATCAGGCGCGGGTCGAAGGGTTTCGGAATGATGTACTCGGGGCCGAAGCGCAATTCCGCGCCACCATAAGCGGAAGCAACGATATCGCTCTGCTCAGCCTGGGCCAGCTCGGCAATGGCGCGCACGCACGCGAGCTTCATCTCCTCGTTGATCGTCGTGGCGCCGACGTCGAGCGCGCCGCGGAAGATGAACGGGAAGCACAGCACGTTGTTGACCTGGTTCGGGTAATCCGAACGCCCGGTCGCGATGATGCAGTCAGGGCGCGCCTTCTTGGCGTCCTCAGGCAGGATTTCCGGGTTGGGATTCGCGAGCGCGAAGATCAGCGGCTTGTCCGCCATCGAGGCGACCATCTCGCCTTTCAGCACACCCGCGGTCGACAGGCCGAGGAACACGTCCGCACCGACCATCACGTCGGCGAGCGTGCGCGCGTCGGTCTTCTGCGCATAGCGGGCCTTGTTGGCCTCCATATTCTCTTCGCGGCCGACCCAGATTACGCCCTTGGAGTCGCAGACATAAACGTTTTCGCGCTTGAGCCCTAGCGCGACCATCAGGTCCAGGCACGCGATCGCCGCGGCGCCAGCGCCGGAGCACACCAGCTTGACCTTCGCGATGTCCTTGCCGATGACCTTCAGGCCGTTGATGAGGCCGGCCGTGGATATGATCGCGGTACCGTGCTGGTCGTCGTGGAAGACCGGGATCTTCATGCGCTCGCGCAACTTCTTCTCGATGTAGAAGCACTCGGGCGCCTTGATGTCCTCGAGGTTGATGCCGCCCAGGGTGGGCTCGAGCGAGGCGATGATGTCGATCAGCTTGTCCGGATCGTTCTCGGCGAGTTCGATGTCGAACACGTCAATGCCGGCGAATTTCTTGAACAGGCAGCCCTTGCCCTCCATGACCGGCTTGGATGCCAGCGGGCCGATGTTGCCCAGACCGAGCACCGCAGTACCGTTGGTCACCACCGCGACGAGGTTGCCGCGCGAGGTGTATTCGCGCGCGTTCGCCGGGTCCTCGACGATCGCGTCGCATGCCGCAGCAACGCCAGGCGAGTAGGCTAGCGCCAGATCACGCTGGTTGGTGAGGCTCTTGGTCGGAACGACCGAAATCTTGCCGCGCGTCGGCGCACGATGATATTCGAGTGCCGCGGCGATGAAATCCTGATCCATTGTTCTCCCTCTCCGGGTCGGTGAGATGTGTTGTTGCTGTGGTGTTTTTCCAGCGCGGCGATAACCTACGCCCGCTCGGGCGTCTCGCCAATTGCGATCATCCGCAGCTGCCGGCCATATTCCGTCCGGGACTCCCGGCATCGGGAGCAATCGCACAGGTCGGACAGCGGAGCTCTCGCGCCGGCGGGCACGAGGGCGCCGCACCGGCACCACGCTCGGCGAGGCGCAAGTGTAGCGCAGGTACTCCGGCTTGGGCAGTGGCACTCTACGGGTAAACCCGGAAGCACCGAACGAGGCCGGAACGGCTACCACCCTTCCCGGAAACTGCATCCCGATCGACATTTTTTGGCACAATCTCACCCGACTCGACAAGGGAATCCAAGATGCGACGCGTGGTATTCAATCAGAAGGGCGGTGTCGGCAAGTCCACCATTACCTGCAACCTGGCGGCGATCAGCGCCCACCAAGGCAAGCGCACACTGGTGGTGGACCTCGACCCGCAGGGAAACTCGACCCAGTACCTACTGGGCGTTTCGGGGGATAACCTGGAAACCACGCTCGCCGACTTCTTCGACCAGACGCTCAATTTCAAGCTGAATCCGAAGAAAATCGAGGAATTCATCGTCGCGAGCCCCTTCCCCAATCTCGACGTCATGCCTTCGCATCCGGGCCTCGAAGACCTCCAGGGCAAGCTCGAATCGCGCTACAAGATCTACAAGCTGCGCGATGCGCTCGCGGAGCTCGCCGACGACTACGACGTCATCTACATCGATACCCCGCCGGCCCTGAATTTCTACACCCGCTCCGCGCTGATTGCCGCAGACAGCTGCCTGATCCCCTTCGACTGCGACGAGTTCTCGCGCCGTGCGCTGTACGCGCTGATCGAGAACGTGCAGGAGATCCGCGCCGACCACAACCGCGACCTGTCGGTCGAAGGCATCGTCGTGAACCAGTTCCAGGCGCGCGCCGGACTGCCGCAGAAGGTCGTGCAGGAGCTGATCGACGAAGGGCTGCCGGTGCTCGCGCCCTATCTCTCTTCATCCGTGAAGATCAAGGAATCGCATGAACAGTCGCGCCCGATGATCCATCTCGATCCGAAGCACAAGCTCGCGCAGGAATACGTCGCGCTC
This genomic interval carries:
- the dnaE gene encoding DNA polymerase III subunit alpha, with translation MTASHEPRFIHLRLHTEYSISDGIVQIDQAIARAAADGMPALGISDLANLFGMVKFYKGARGKGMKPVIGVDAWITNDTDRDKPFRALLICKSRKGYGQLCELLTRAFLDNKYRGRAEIRRDWFADGAASDLLCLSGAREGEVGQALANGNVELADRVAAEWAALFPGAYYIELQRAGNAGAEGYVRQAVQLAGRLGLPVVATHPVQFLKREDFKAHEARVCIAQGYVLADKRRPRDYTEEQYLKSQDEMCELFADIPEALENSVEIARRCSLTVQLGKNFLPQFPTPEGMTLDDFLIAEAKAGLEVRLEELYPDDAERERQRPTYEARLKFETDTIIQMGFPGYFLIVADFINWGKHNGVPVGPGRGSGAGSLVAYSLRITDLDPLAYALLFERFLNPERVSMPDFDIDFCQDNRYRVIEYVRERYGKDAVSQIATFGTMASKAVVRDVGRVLDLPYGLCDRLSKLIPIEGAKPVSLAKAYEMEPQIGEMMKDGNDGESVQELWSLAEPLEGLSRNVGMHAGGVLIAPGKLTDFCPLYIADGDDATPVSQFDKDDVEAVGLVKFDFLGLRNLTIIELAVEYVERLTGEKPNLAALPFTDPAAYQILKDANTTAIFQVESDGMKKLLKKLAPDRFEDIIAVLALYRPGPLGSGMVDDFILRKKGQQEIDYFHPDLKPCLEPTYGVIVYQEQVMQISQIIGGYTLGGADMLRRAMGKKKPEEMAKHRETIAAGAKQKGYDPALAEQLFDLMTKFAEYGFNKSHTAAYAVVTYHTAWLKAHHCAAFMAATMSADLDNTDTIKIFFEDTIANGITVLPPDVNQSDYRFVPTDRKTIRYGLGAVKGVGEPAVRSILEARKSGGAYTDLFDFCARVDRRMVNRRVIEALIRSGAFDTIEPSGTADRARLLATVSLAMEAAEQAAANAMQGGLFDLVPEAAGAAPQYANVRPWTERERLKEEKTAIGFFLSGHPFNSFREEVRRFIRRPLSQLEPSRDLAMLAGVVMDVRTKMTNRGKMAFVVLDDGSQVREVSVFSEAFDANRSKIVTDEVLVVEGKVSNDDFTGGLRIVADKLLSLGEARSRFAKALQISVNGEVKGAGGAVAAADKLETLLSPFRDGGCPVSLRYRNEQAEAELPLGAAWRVRLDDALLDSLREWLPHESVEVLYPN
- a CDS encoding quinone oxidoreductase family protein — translated: MTHAIRFHQTGGPEVLHWEAVDVGAPAAGEVTVRHHAVGLNYIDTYHRSGLYPVPLPSGLGLEGAGVVEVVGEGVSDLAPGDRVAYAGGPLGAYSEVRNLPAHRVVKLPASVSFEQGAAMMLQGLTAQYLLRRTYRVQPGDTVLIHAAAGGVGLIACQWAKALGATVIGTVGSDAKAELARAHGCDHPIVYTRESFTERVREITGGAGVPVVYDSIGKDTFMDSLRCLRPLGMMVLFGAASGPVPPFDLSLLNTLGSLFVTRPSIAAYTAKREDLLAMADELFDVVGSGKVRVEINQRYALKDAAQAHRDLEARRTTGSTILLP
- a CDS encoding DUF2905 domain-containing protein, which gives rise to MQRLLIILGLFVLAAGLFWPWLARIPFGRLPGDIHIQRDGFDFFFPVTTGLLFSLVLSLLIWLFRR
- a CDS encoding NADP-dependent malic enzyme, which codes for MDQDFIAAALEYHRAPTRGKISVVPTKSLTNQRDLALAYSPGVAAACDAIVEDPANAREYTSRGNLVAVVTNGTAVLGLGNIGPLASKPVMEGKGCLFKKFAGIDVFDIELAENDPDKLIDIIASLEPTLGGINLEDIKAPECFYIEKKLRERMKIPVFHDDQHGTAIISTAGLINGLKVIGKDIAKVKLVCSGAGAAAIACLDLMVALGLKRENVYVCDSKGVIWVGREENMEANKARYAQKTDARTLADVMVGADVFLGLSTAGVLKGEMVASMADKPLIFALANPNPEILPEDAKKARPDCIIATGRSDYPNQVNNVLCFPFIFRGALDVGATTINEEMKLACVRAIAELAQAEQSDIVASAYGGAELRFGPEYIIPKPFDPRLIVKIAPAVAKAAMDSGVATKPIEDLAAYTASLSDFVYQSGIVMKPVFAAAKRVPAEFKRVLYAEGEDERVLHAARVVIEENIARPILIGRPGVIEMRIQKIGLNLVPGRDFDIINPESDPRYKELWQEYHRMMCRDGVTPELAKAKMRRDTTLIGCMVLRRGDADALVCGTFGSYDYHFKQVEDVIGLKPGAKLFASMSLLMLPKRTLAITDPYVNENPNAEEVAEIARMAAEELRRFGIEPRVALVSHSNFGSARSASARKMREAAGILRQIAPGLECDGEMHGDSALSPEIRAKANAESTLVGEANLVVMPNIDAANISFNMMKMANSDGVSIGPMLLGARLPVHILTPSATVRRLVNITAVSVVDAYEQRVQSGAAV
- a CDS encoding ParA family protein produces the protein MRRVVFNQKGGVGKSTITCNLAAISAHQGKRTLVVDLDPQGNSTQYLLGVSGDNLETTLADFFDQTLNFKLNPKKIEEFIVASPFPNLDVMPSHPGLEDLQGKLESRYKIYKLRDALAELADDYDVIYIDTPPALNFYTRSALIAADSCLIPFDCDEFSRRALYALIENVQEIRADHNRDLSVEGIVVNQFQARAGLPQKVVQELIDEGLPVLAPYLSSSVKIKESHEQSRPMIHLDPKHKLAQEYVALHDRLARTYGT